One region of Clostridia bacterium genomic DNA includes:
- the pyrF gene encoding orotidine-5'-phosphate decarboxylase, protein MDCGNGWTNVASRRWARSSAWPTGRSIVRRPGPLGSEPSDRLVVALDVTTLEEARGWVDRLWPAVRFYKVGLGLFTAAGPAAVQLIKERGGRVFLDLKFHDIPNTVAQAVASATALGADLVTVHVSGGRAMMERAVQAAEEAGARHGRARPKIVGVTVLTSLDARAIEEIGEQGPLSDLALRRAQLAKAAGLDGVVCSPLEVKPVKAAGGPSFLAVTPGIRPAGAEMGDQARAASPEMALQCGADMLVVGRPILAAPDPLAAARRILAQIEAALKERERGAGRAAPGAEHGRKRGGA, encoded by the coding sequence ATGGATTGCGGAAATGGCTGGACGAACGTGGCTTCGCGACGGTGGGCGAGGTCGTCGGCCTGGCCCACCGGGCGATCGATCGTGAGGAGGCCTGGCCCGTTGGGCAGTGAACCGTCGGATCGGCTCGTCGTGGCGTTGGACGTGACGACTTTGGAGGAGGCCAGGGGCTGGGTCGACCGGCTCTGGCCGGCGGTGCGGTTTTACAAGGTCGGATTGGGCCTCTTCACCGCTGCCGGACCCGCGGCCGTCCAGTTGATCAAGGAGCGGGGCGGCCGGGTCTTTCTCGACCTGAAGTTTCACGACATTCCCAACACGGTGGCGCAGGCCGTGGCTTCGGCCACGGCGCTGGGCGCCGACCTCGTGACGGTGCACGTGTCGGGCGGGCGGGCGATGATGGAACGCGCCGTGCAGGCCGCGGAGGAGGCCGGCGCGCGGCACGGGCGGGCCCGGCCGAAGATCGTCGGCGTGACGGTGCTCACCAGCCTCGATGCCCGCGCCATCGAGGAGATCGGCGAGCAGGGACCGCTCTCCGACCTCGCGTTGAGGCGGGCGCAACTGGCCAAGGCCGCCGGCCTGGACGGCGTCGTCTGCTCCCCGCTTGAGGTGAAGCCGGTCAAGGCGGCGGGCGGGCCGAGCTTTCTCGCCGTGACGCCCGGCATCCGCCCGGCCGGCGCGGAGATGGGCGACCAGGCGCGCGCGGCGTCGCCGGAGATGGCGCTGCAGTGCGGCGCCGACATGCTCGTCGTGGGCCGGCCGATCCTGGCGGCCCCCGATCCGCTCGCCGCCGCGCGGCGCATTCTCGCGCAGATCGAGGCCGCGTTGAAGGAGCGGGAGCGCGGCGCGGGACGGGCGGCGCCGGGCGCGGAGCACGGAAGGAAGCGGGGTGGAGCGTGA